CTAGACTGAAGTGTGCAGACCTGGGTCTATATCCCAGCCCTGCTGCCTTCTGGCTCTGTGGTTTGGGGAATTTACTCAATCTCTTTCAACCATTGTTTGCTAATTTGATAAATGAGAATTATAATAGTACCCACAACATagaattgctgtgaggattaattgGAATATATATAATACACTTAGCCCAGTGTTTAGCAGACAAATGCTATATAAATGTTTTTTGGATGCCGATGATGGTCAGTGATTAGATAACATTATTTAGCTGTTTGACTACTTTTATTACGTCTGCCCTtacctttcttatttttctcccttattggttctttctttctctatttggTTTGCCACTTAAATTACCTGCTCAAAGTATTTTTCTCTGTCCATCTTCTCACTTAGATTTCTTCTTCCTGGAAAGCCTGATCTTCAATGAAATGGCAATAACATTTGAAGATGTGACTGTTATTTTTACTTGGGATGAGTGGAATTTCCTGGATTCTTCTCAAAAGAAGCTGTACAGGGAGGTCATGTGGGAGAACTACACAAATGTCACGTCAGTAGGTAAAGTtatcccatctcttacgaaagaaaCTTAGTTTCTTCTGGAACCAGTTTTGTTGAGCATTTTGGTTCTTTATCTGGGAGTTGTATTGAGGGTGGTGGAAGCAATATTCATAAAAATGTATCTTAAGTTAGGTGACAAATACAAGATAAACAAAGCAAGGCATTTTCTAAGAAACCTGGTCTGTGTAATTAATAgatatttgtgattgtttttcGTCATTTTCTCAATTATACTTAAAGCACAAGTCTACATATATAGTCAGTTTTATGTGGCCCTAAGTTTGTTCTCTCTTCATACCATTTATTTGAGTTAGCTTTTCTGTATACTCCAATCTTACTagcttaaaacagaaaaatgttattttttattattataattggcTAGATGGTTCTCTCATGAAGTGGCTTGGTTGGGTTAGATGGTCTGAGATGGGGCTAGACAGCCTAAACCACATATCTGGCAATAGGCTTAATATAATTGGGGCTTGCGGGGATGTGTTGGCCATATGTCCCCTTTCAGGTAGCTAGCCCAGGCTTGTTTACATGGTAGCGGTCACAGGATTTTcaaaagcagtgagagaaaggGCAAACCCCAACATGCAAGCACTTTTCAAGTCTCTGTTTGATTCGCTTTTACTGTTGTCCCAATGACCAAAGCAAGTTGCATAGCCAAGCCCAAGTCAGAGTGGAAGAGGAATACCCAAAGGTGTAGATAAATGTAGAGAGTTAATGCAGCCATTTTTGCACACACTCTACCATACTATtcttgaagaaaaaaacagaagcaatatTTTGTTTCTGATAATAATGCCCCAAATTAagtaatataattaaatttcagTCTTTAAGACTATTAATATGAAGCAGTCAGCCTTACTCTTATTTCTGAATAGTGTCTGGTAGGTAGTATAGGCTCAAGAtacatttgtagaatgaatgaatgagtgaattagtacataaacataaatgaatgaaaaaacaaataaatgaatttcagaCCCAATGGAGCAACCAAAATCATGCCCTTTTTTCCCCACTCATACCCACGCATATATtcaatatacatatttttgtccTTTGCAATCAGTTTGTTTTTATCACAGTTAATTTTTGATATATTGCCGATTTCATTCTTCGGTATACATTCCCTCATTCAACAAGGATCACAGTCAGTGTCCTGGTATGTGGCAGTACAAAGATGAATTATATTATTCCTTCCTTCACAGAGCTCTCAAAACTTTGGGAGATATTTCCCATTATTTTCTGTCCGTTATGTTTTTTGAGACTCCATTGAAAGAATTTGGGGAGGATACAGTTGGATATTAATCTTTTAATGCAAGCAGGAACCtgaatgtttattttcttacacTCAGACATGCAAAATGACAAATCACTAAGGACAAATAATGCAAATCATGTCCCtacttaaataaaatgttaagttCTTCCCACCATTCTGGAGGTCATTGATTgagatatttggaaatttttaaacataGCTTTCATGTCACTACTGGCCTGTCTTCTTAATCTCCTAGGAATCTGGAAGGAGAGCTACAAATCTCAAGAAGAAAAATTCAGATATTTAGAACATGAAAATCTTTCCTTCCTGCAAGGCTGGAGGAATGCTAGTACTCAGATGTATGAGAATCAGAATTATGTGGAAACTGTTCAAGACGTAGATTCTCAGGACCGAAAGCAGCAAGACCTTTCCCACTGTCAAAAATGGTTAATACTGTCTACACAAGTACCGGGATATGGTAACTATGAACTGACATTCGAAGGCAGAAGTCACAGAAACTTTAAATATGGAAAGTTTATACCTTGGCAGTccttagaaataaaaaacactcaAGATGTTGGGAAAGAAATCTACATGAGTGATTTACATGTTTTTCAAGGAAACAGATACCATCTTTCTATATTGTGGGAAAAACTCTCCAAGGAAAAAGAACACAGGCTCATAGTTAAGCATTCTTATGCCCCAGTTGAGGAAGCCCTTCCAGAGTGCATTGGTGAGATATGCCGAAATGACCTACTGAAAGCCTCTATGGAAGAGAAATTCTGCGGATGTAGTAAAtgtaaagaaatttatttttggaaCTCACAATGTGTTCTCCACAAGAGAAGTCAATTTGGAGAAAAGGTCTATCAATGTTCCATCAGCACAGCATGCTTCCCTCAGAGATCatatttatatagatatccagGAATCCACATAGGTAAGCAGTTTTATGAATGTGATGAAATTGACAGTAACTTTAGTCAGAGCCCTGGTATTCACTTTCATCAGACTGTCCATGCAGGGCAGGTACCTTATATATGTAATGCATGTGGTAAGAGCTTCAGTCAGATCTCTAGTCTTCATAATCATCAACAAGTACACACAACAGAGAAACTCTATAAACTTGAGTATGATAAGGACCTCAGTAGAAATTCATTACTTCATTTTCACCAGAGGCTTCAAATAGGAGAGAAACCTTTTAAATGTGATCAGTGTGGTAAGAGTTTTAGTCGGAGTTCAGTACTTCATGTTCATCAGAGAGTTCACACAGGAGAAAAACCATATAAATGTGATGAGTGTGGAAAGGGCTTCAGTCAGAGCTCAAATCTTCGAATTCATCTGTTAGTCCACACAGGAGAAAAGTCCTATAAATGTGATGACTGTGGTAAGGGCTTTACTCAGCGTTCAAATCTTCAAATTCATCAGAGAGTGCATACAGGAGAGAAGCCTTATAAATGTGATAACTGTGGAAAGGACTTTAGTCACAGCTCAGATCTTCGTATCCATCAGAGAGtccatacaggagagaaaccctatactTGTCATGAATGTGGTAAGGGGTTCAGCAAGAGTTCAAAGCTTCATACTCATCAAAGAGtacatactggagagaaaccctacaaATGTGAAGAGTGTGGTAAAGGATTCAGTCAGCGTTCACATCTTCTCATTCATCAGAGAGTCCATACAGGAGAAAAACCCTATAAATGTAAGGATTGTGGAAAGGGCTTTAGTCACAGCTCAAATCTTCACATTCATCAGAGGGTCCATACAGGAGAGAAGCCTTATCAATGTACTAAATGTGGTAAGGGTTTCAGCCATAGCTCAGCCCTTCGAATTCATCAAAGAGTCCACACAGGAGAAAAACCTCATAAATGCCATAAGTATTATAAGGGATTTGATCAGAATTCACATCTTTACAATAATCACAGAAGAGAAGCCTTATAATTTTGTTCATTTAGTGATTAGGTTTAATCAAAGTTTACACTTTAAACCCAGTAAGTGCTGTGGGAAGGAAATCCTATAAATAATCCAGTAATCCCAAGCAACATTTATAGTCACCACTAAATCTCACTAAGAACCATTTGCTTCAAGAGGAGATCCTTAGGATAAttcctatatatttaaaattaaagtgttttttttttttctactgtaACTATAACGCATAgtcattatgaaatatataaaaaattcaagaagaaaactCTTCATCTTATTTCGTTCTAGTTGGtttttttctgtgcattttcATATACTTGAAATCATACTGTATGTTCAACTTTGTATTTTCACtgacttcaaaatatttatttaaattttgaattgaAACAGCTAGCAAACTCTGAAACATCTCTTGACTCCCCTATAAAGTCCATAGGAAGCCacagaaaaagatgaaaacacaCAAAACTTGAAACTCAAACTAGCAGACAAT
This genomic stretch from Choloepus didactylus isolate mChoDid1 chromosome 6, mChoDid1.pri, whole genome shotgun sequence harbors:
- the ZNF214 gene encoding zinc finger protein 214: MAITFEDVTVIFTWDEWNFLDSSQKKLYREVMWENYTNVTSVGIWKESYKSQEEKFRYLEHENLSFLQGWRNASTQMYENQNYVETVQDVDSQDRKQQDLSHCQKWLILSTQVPGYGNYELTFEGRSHRNFKYGKFIPWQSLEIKNTQDVGKEIYMSDLHVFQGNRYHLSILWEKLSKEKEHRLIVKHSYAPVEEALPECIGEICRNDLLKASMEEKFCGCSKCKEIYFWNSQCVLHKRSQFGEKVYQCSISTACFPQRSYLYRYPGIHIGKQFYECDEIDSNFSQSPGIHFHQTVHAGQVPYICNACGKSFSQISSLHNHQQVHTTEKLYKLEYDKDLSRNSLLHFHQRLQIGEKPFKCDQCGKSFSRSSVLHVHQRVHTGEKPYKCDECGKGFSQSSNLRIHLLVHTGEKSYKCDDCGKGFTQRSNLQIHQRVHTGEKPYKCDNCGKDFSHSSDLRIHQRVHTGEKPYTCHECGKGFSKSSKLHTHQRVHTGEKPYKCEECGKGFSQRSHLLIHQRVHTGEKPYKCKDCGKGFSHSSNLHIHQRVHTGEKPYQCTKCGKGFSHSSALRIHQRVHTGEKPHKCHKYYKGFDQNSHLYNNHRREAL